One genomic region from Anabaena sp. PCC 7108 encodes:
- a CDS encoding DUF2085 domain-containing protein → MQRVILSRDLRVNWVSFFADFLLAGMVFGPPIAPFLAASGVFLLPGIADIIYFMGNHVCPQPTMGLELSPPFIMAVCMRCYGTVTGLLITRILYGLTNGKGVFWLSQYGWNGAAFASVLMMAYPLELAAQVFGLWDFNNYIVTPFGLITGLAWGLFTMPIFYYQKH, encoded by the coding sequence ATGCAAAGGGTTATTTTGTCAAGGGATTTACGGGTTAATTGGGTGAGTTTTTTTGCTGATTTCCTCTTAGCTGGAATGGTTTTTGGTCCACCTATTGCTCCTTTTTTGGCTGCGTCTGGTGTGTTTTTGCTTCCAGGTATTGCGGACATCATTTACTTTATGGGTAATCATGTATGTCCGCAACCTACTATGGGTTTGGAGTTATCGCCACCTTTTATTATGGCGGTTTGTATGCGCTGTTATGGTACGGTGACGGGTTTGTTGATAACTCGGATTTTGTATGGTTTAACTAATGGAAAAGGTGTTTTTTGGTTAAGTCAATATGGTTGGAATGGTGCGGCTTTTGCTAGTGTGTTGATGATGGCTTACCCTTTGGAGTTAGCAGCGCAAGTTTTCGGTTTGTGGGATTTTAATAATTATATTGTTACACCTTTTGGTTTGATTACGGGTTTGGCTTGGGGTTTATTTACTATGCCAATTTTTTATTATCAAAAGCATTAA
- a CDS encoding DUF2190 family protein, with the protein MGRKQMFVDCWTSEAAINPYRICKYGAADGGLLTASSANDKFVGISNNLGASASSQRTDVVRLGVAEVEYGGTIAAGDFLTSDTNGKAITTTVTTNRVIGVADISGVAGDIGLCFIDFR; encoded by the coding sequence ATGGGCAGAAAACAGATGTTTGTCGATTGTTGGACATCTGAGGCTGCAATCAATCCTTACAGAATTTGTAAGTATGGCGCTGCTGATGGTGGCTTACTTACTGCTAGTTCCGCTAATGATAAATTTGTGGGGATTTCCAATAATTTAGGTGCTTCTGCTTCTAGTCAGCGCACCGATGTTGTTCGCCTAGGAGTCGCCGAAGTGGAGTATGGCGGTACGATAGCCGCTGGAGATTTCCTTACATCTGATACAAACGGAAAGGCGATCACAACCACAGTAACCACAAATCGCGTTATCGGAGTCGCTGATATATCCGGCGTAGCCGGTGATATTGGATTATGTTTTATTGATTTTAGGTAA
- a CDS encoding gp436 family protein, with protein MNYATQEDMINLFGEPEVIELTNLDNPNLDAIDATRLDQALDYASREVDSYLQVAQYQLPLTSVPLVLRNKVADIARYHLDSYQVREDVRQRYEDAVKWLQMLASGKVGLGIDKITQEQISTGGAQWFSQERIFPTALGDYYG; from the coding sequence ATGAACTACGCCACCCAAGAGGACATGATTAATTTATTTGGAGAACCAGAAGTGATTGAACTCACTAATCTGGATAATCCAAACTTGGACGCAATTGATGCAACACGACTTGATCAAGCTCTAGACTATGCCTCACGAGAGGTCGATTCTTATTTGCAAGTTGCACAATATCAATTACCACTAACATCAGTCCCCTTGGTTTTGCGTAATAAAGTGGCTGATATAGCCCGATATCACCTGGACTCTTACCAAGTGCGAGAGGATGTGAGACAGCGTTATGAAGATGCGGTTAAATGGCTGCAAATGCTGGCTTCTGGGAAAGTTGGGTTGGGGATAGACAAAATTACTCAGGAACAAATCAGCACTGGTGGGGCGCAATGGTTCAGTCAAGAGCGTATTTTCCCAACTGCTTTGGGTGATTACTATGGTTGA
- a CDS encoding UPF0175 family protein: MTKIEFTIPIHSVTDTIRKEAENKAKEAYIMTLLKHGEISSGKASQLLGIARLDVIELMSKYDISLFDDSMSLEEFQSEINQARMGLKANNL; encoded by the coding sequence ATGACTAAAATAGAGTTTACCATTCCCATCCATAGCGTCACAGACACTATCAGAAAAGAAGCAGAAAATAAAGCCAAAGAAGCTTATATAATGACGCTACTTAAACACGGAGAAATTAGCAGTGGTAAAGCTAGTCAATTATTAGGAATTGCTCGATTAGATGTGATTGAGTTAATGTCTAAATATGATATATCTCTGTTTGACGATAGTATGAGTTTAGAGGAATTTCAGTCAGAAATCAATCAAGCGAGAATGGGGTTAAAAGCAAATAATTTATGA
- a CDS encoding phage minor head protein has translation MVEYKSLPFDQAINFFRSKVNVPTATWRDVWQQEHDIAFVVAGATKAALLADFRQAVDDGIAQGKTRAEFQKDFDRIVETHGWQHKGGREWRANIIYGTNLRTAYAAGRYEQMTDPDVLKMRPYWMWKHGNSREPRLHHLAMDGKVFPATDPWWNTNYPPSGWGCKCMVTSLSKRDIQRRGLEVEPPPQGDTYQWTNPAGQKVTVKNSPDPGWGYAPGRSTQQQQVDVLKNILQTLPNDLRRQVEQDAVKQVQKLETGDIQKQGIFGYLLEQLGQDVQEVVDVPTVAADGSLTGYFRTADGEFFGVVRLINEEWRLEYGRSNSRN, from the coding sequence ATGGTTGAATATAAAAGTTTACCGTTTGACCAAGCTATTAATTTCTTCCGTTCCAAGGTCAACGTGCCAACTGCAACATGGCGCGATGTCTGGCAACAGGAGCATGATATCGCATTTGTGGTAGCAGGTGCAACTAAGGCTGCATTATTAGCCGATTTTCGTCAAGCGGTGGATGATGGCATAGCTCAGGGTAAGACTAGGGCTGAATTTCAGAAGGATTTTGACCGGATTGTAGAAACTCACGGCTGGCAGCACAAGGGCGGACGGGAATGGAGGGCAAATATTATTTATGGTACGAATTTAAGAACTGCTTACGCTGCGGGGCGGTATGAGCAGATGACTGACCCGGATGTGTTAAAAATGCGTCCTTATTGGATGTGGAAGCATGGAAATTCCCGTGAACCGCGACTGCATCATTTGGCGATGGATGGTAAAGTATTTCCCGCCACTGATCCTTGGTGGAATACCAATTATCCGCCGTCTGGGTGGGGTTGTAAATGTATGGTGACTAGCTTGTCTAAACGAGATATTCAAAGACGGGGGCTGGAAGTGGAACCCCCGCCACAAGGTGATACCTACCAATGGACTAACCCAGCGGGTCAGAAAGTTACGGTTAAGAATTCTCCAGATCCTGGTTGGGGATATGCACCTGGACGCTCGACTCAACAGCAGCAGGTGGATGTTTTAAAAAATATTCTGCAAACTTTGCCTAATGATTTACGTCGTCAAGTTGAGCAGGATGCTGTTAAACAGGTTCAGAAACTAGAAACAGGGGATATCCAGAAGCAGGGAATTTTCGGATACTTATTGGAGCAGTTGGGGCAGGATGTTCAAGAGGTGGTTGATGTTCCAACTGTTGCTGCTGATGGGAGTTTGACGGGGTATTTCCGAACTGCTGACGGTGAATTTTTTGGCGTGGTGCGGTTGATCAACGAAGAATGGAGGTTGGAATATGGCCGGAGTAACTCTCGGAATTGA
- a CDS encoding phage virion morphogenesis protein codes for MAGVTLGIDDSQVQAALSRLTGRMENLTPVFKNIGEYMVSSILERFDDEVDFEGNKWAALTAATIARKQKKGKIQKILQQDGDLRRTVIYLAGANKVEVGTNRIYGAIHQFGGRAGRGRKVVIPARPFLGVSAADSLEVVSIVEEFLQY; via the coding sequence ATGGCCGGAGTAACTCTCGGAATTGATGACTCTCAGGTTCAGGCAGCTTTGAGTCGGTTAACTGGCAGGATGGAAAATCTGACCCCGGTGTTTAAGAATATTGGGGAATATATGGTTTCCTCTATCTTAGAACGGTTTGATGACGAGGTAGATTTTGAAGGTAATAAATGGGCAGCTTTAACGGCTGCGACAATTGCCAGGAAGCAGAAGAAGGGGAAGATACAAAAAATCCTCCAACAAGATGGGGATTTGCGGAGAACTGTTATTTATTTAGCTGGTGCTAATAAGGTGGAGGTTGGCACCAACCGCATTTATGGCGCAATTCACCAGTTTGGGGGTAGGGCTGGCAGGGGGAGGAAGGTTGTTATTCCGGCGCGGCCATTTTTGGGGGTGAGTGCGGCTGATTCTCTTGAAGTGGTGAGTATTGTGGAAGAGTTTTTGCAATATTAG
- a CDS encoding DUF3368 domain-containing protein, with amino-acid sequence MIIVSDTTPLSELAKIGKLDLLHAVFGRVIIPQQVYEELTTGNHPAVLAVKSVSWLEVRSINNHELIKNLQLETDLDLGECSAIILAEELKADQLLMDEKAGRKVAISRGLPIIGLVGVIILAKEQGLIDSVKNILDDLIMKGTRISPKIYNYALITAGEI; translated from the coding sequence ATGATTATTGTTTCCGATACAACCCCATTAAGTGAACTTGCTAAAATAGGTAAATTAGATTTACTTCACGCTGTTTTTGGTAGAGTCATAATTCCTCAACAAGTCTATGAAGAATTAACTACAGGAAATCATCCTGCTGTTTTAGCTGTAAAATCAGTATCATGGCTGGAAGTTCGTTCTATAAATAATCACGAACTAATTAAAAATTTGCAATTAGAAACAGATTTAGATTTAGGAGAATGTTCTGCGATTATTTTGGCAGAAGAACTAAAAGCCGATCAACTTTTAATGGATGAAAAAGCTGGCAGAAAAGTTGCTATTAGTAGAGGTTTACCAATTATTGGTTTAGTGGGAGTGATAATTTTAGCCAAAGAACAAGGATTAATTGATAGCGTCAAAAATATTTTGGATGATTTAATAATGAAAGGTACAAGAATCAGCCCTAAAATTTATAATTATGCTCTCATCACAGCAGGAGAAATTTAA
- a CDS encoding Gp37 family protein, translating into MVDELLIDEIEKAIIERLEPLKAEKLRIEGFPDNPAELGKPVVIGQILVGYRKESLSKPSTFVASAPIIQDWTLSFELSLQLKNLRSHTGAYPIMGKIRNLLTGYKPPAIQKPLYQSEGGFVSIKEGVWYYSMIFSVSLQFVKKPWEN; encoded by the coding sequence ATGGTTGATGAATTGTTGATCGACGAAATTGAGAAAGCAATTATTGAACGATTAGAACCGCTAAAAGCCGAGAAATTGAGGATTGAAGGCTTCCCGGATAATCCCGCCGAACTCGGTAAGCCAGTGGTGATTGGACAAATCCTGGTTGGTTACAGAAAGGAATCTTTAAGTAAGCCATCAACTTTTGTAGCCAGCGCCCCTATTATTCAGGATTGGACTTTGAGCTTTGAACTGTCCCTACAATTAAAAAATTTACGTTCTCACACTGGGGCTTACCCAATAATGGGAAAAATCAGAAATCTACTGACAGGCTATAAACCCCCTGCAATCCAAAAGCCTCTATACCAGTCTGAGGGTGGGTTTGTCAGTATTAAGGAAGGGGTTTGGTACTACTCAATGATTTTTTCTGTGAGTTTACAGTTTGTTAAAAAGCCTTGGGAAAATTGA